The Primulina huaijiensis isolate GDHJ02 chromosome 10, ASM1229523v2, whole genome shotgun sequence region CCAGGCTGTGTGTTGCGGCAGTGGGCGGTGGGGTGTAAATGTGCTAGGCGCTGGGGCGAGCATGCACGATGAGTGTCGAGAGAGGCGAGGCTGTGCGCTGGGCGTCTGTGCATGCGGCTGGGTGAGGATGCGTGCTGGGCGAGTGTCGAGAGAGGCAAGGCTGCGCGCTGGGAGTTTGGGCAGGCGGCGGGGTGAGAGTGTGCTAGGCGAGGCGTGCGGAGAAGAGGGCTGCCAGGCCAGGGCGTGCTGTGGTGAGGCGAGTCGCGCGGAGATTAAGGCGGCTGGACGAGGGCATGCGGCGGCTGTGGTCGTGGGGACGAGAGCGCAGGGCGCACAGGTGGCTGGCATGAGGGGCAGTGTGGGCGAGGGCGTGGAGACAGCGTGCGGTGGTGAGGCGAGGCGCGCAGAGAGGATGGCGGCTGGACGAAGGTGTGCGGTGGCTGTGGCGGGGGATGAGCGAGGGCGTGCGGCGGCTATGCAAGGGAGAGCTGATGAATGAAGCATGTAATAAATTTTGTGGGGGAAAAGTGAGATTAAGGTCAGGAAGGAATCTCTATTTATAAGGGAGGCCCTGATCAGGTCTGGTCCTTCAGAAGGAAAAGGTGTTTTAATTTGTTTCCAAATTCTTGGAGAATGATGAACATCAAGGAAAAATACACAACTCACATGTTGTATACCGATGACAAgacaattaatcgaacttcgaACCTGCAATTCAGTTCGAATCGGGtgggggagactggtgatacctcATAGATGGGCCCACTAAGGTTAGGCCCAAACCAGATTTGGGACCCTAGCCCATCCCCAGCCAAGGTATAAGGCCTGCagatattctcctataaataccaggtttgaatGTCCAACTCATTCatatttttcagcagcacccttagctgctctccgcttatatcctcagtctctgacttgagcatcGGAGGGGCTACGACGGAACACCTtcccggcccccttctaatggttttcttcgtgatttcaggctcagggcaAATTCGAAGCCTGTGTCTGGACTAGTGTCATTTGCTGGAATCAGACCCTAAATTTTtagtgagtatcacttggcgccgtctgtgggaaaattgaattgagacgtagagatggtagtcAAGAAAAGGAGCAGAAGAGTATCAGTATCCTTCTGTTgtaatcaagaaaaaataactCCATTGTATCTTTATATGGTTTCTGAAGTTCTTGCAACTTTTGAAAGAGGTATGCTGTGGTATAGGTGGTTTTTTGTCTGGTGATTTTGAGGAAGGAAAGATGTTTTTGTGGTTTGAGGCAGTGGAGGTGGTGGTGCCATTTTTTTAGAAAGAGTGATAAATTGCAATTTTACCCGTGATGTGGGGTGTGTCAGGTCTTTGTCGTTGGGGTTAGGGATGTATACAAGTAAAGGAAAATCAGTAATGTTGTTAACATTTTTCACTGCACTTATACTGCTGATTTATATTGTATAAACCTTCTGCCAACTTTGCTATAAATTCCTCGCTTCTGTACCTCTGTGTGTGAAATATTTCAAAACTGTGCGTATCCACTGCATATCTGGATTGACCTTATTATCTAAGAAGCGCGCAATCTTCTGTCATTTTCCTTCTATTGAAGCAGTTGGAACAAAACGTGCGGCATCTGAAGAATTTGTACACAACTGGGATAGTAAGAGACTAAATGCAGGACGAGTAAGAGACTGATTTAATCACGGGATTCTTTCACGTGATGAAAGAATCTTTAATTTTGACACGTGGGTCTCTCACATGTATGGGATGCAGCAAGCATCTTCTGCACTGGATCCATTCCAAGGGTCTGGTTACCCCACCATTTCCAGTGGAAGCTCGGCAATGGCTTCAAATTTGCAAGTCAAATTTCAAATGTTTCCAGTATCAGCAGCACCCATGCTCCTTGGGAAAGGGTAAAACAATATCCTACTAAATGTAATGGCTGTTAGTAGCATATTTTGTGTACACTTTCAACGGAGATCATCATAggatttttttatttgggtGCTATTGTTCCTCTTCTTTTCCACATGGAGTCTGTCTTCTCCCATTATTTTTTCGTTTTGTATGATTTGCAAGTTACATCACCTGGTCATGGAATATGCCATCTTCTGAAAGTTTCATAGAGAAGAGAAgcatatgttcccaattccactAATTGTAACCAATAATCTGTATTAATTATATATGCCTGTTGTTTATGCAGAGCAAAGCAATGGCGTAATGGGGATTGGATGTGCTCAAATTGTAACAATCACAATTATGCATCTCGAGCTCAATGTAACAGGTGAGTGAAGTGAGgtgaaaacatatttttcactGGCCTATAATTTCTTAGCATGTTTACTTGGCCATCAACTTGTCAATAACCGGAATGACCTAAGAACTTCACGCTGATGAAATATTGTTAGGCTACAGTCTGGTTGCAAAATAAAGCATGGAAAGTAAAATTTTGCGTACGCTTTTCTATATTTTGGATTAGGAGCAAAAAGATTGGGTTCACCAGTAACCATCCTCCTGggttaagatcatttttaattGCTTgtgttatttttcaaatttatgggcATTTTTCTTTTGTGAATTGAGAACTCATAATTTTTCTGAAGAAAATAAGAGCTACATCCGATTCAGTGTGATACTGTAAACTAAGCTCAGGTGCAAAACTGGGAGAGATGATGCAATTGCTGAGGCAGCGAGTGTTGCATAAATCAAAAGTTATGAAGGGCAAATATCACTTGTGTACTATATTAGTATGttgttcttaatttttttttaaagaaaataaattaaatagttttgtttttgaaaccatgGTGTGCGTTaggttaaataaatttttttttataaataatttttttctaattcaaGGATGGATTTTCGTCGGGTAGGTAAGACTGATTTTAGTTGACTTATAACCCATTTGATATTAAACCCAAATTTGATACACACCAAATTGTAAAAAACACGTcgagttgaaaaaaaaaaggtttcgTAATAACAATTAAAGATTATCATAATGAAGAAATCTATTTAGAAGTAGTTGTgtgatttgaattattttttttatttagatcgatggatttgaaattcaaagattttgtttatatttttatgactaacaataaatacaattttaaatttatattttatttatttgcatATCAGTTACACAaactataatataattttaaatgtttttatggttgtataaatttgaaatctatcttaaataatataaaaattatataaatatgaaattagtgaattttaaatattttcattattagatgaatttaaaatatcttaattaatatgaaatatattatataaatatatagttagtgaatttaaagtttttggtattgtttttttaaaatttaaaaaaatagattttaatatatttaaaaatctatCGATCCAAATGTTAATCAATAGAATACATTTTCACAAATCAAACCGACGTACTCATGATAATTAGACAACAAAATCGGAATATAATGAAAACAAaacttttcaaaataattttttgtttgtttgattgtgataaaaaaatttctatgttGAATAAATCAATAACTAATTTATTAagacaattaaatcatatttttaaattttattcgaATTATTAGATTGATTAGTACCAATAAATAAAGTCTATATGTTATACTATACTGCCAAGTGTAAAATACTTATAATAACTATTTctggtttttaaaaaacataattttctttttaaaataatcatatctatAGTacctatatttttttgaaattttaaatataatgaaacgAAAAAACTCGAATCTTAAACTCGAATTTAATATTTGATGAGAAAAATGTTTCcaatataatcatattttatcaaaaaattaattcacttaaaattatattttatgtttaaatttaacataacatatatttatttcaatctacaaaaatttaaaataaaaatagaacattataaattttaaaaaaaattattttattcattatattatgttatatatagaAGTAAATCTATATGCAGAATCCATAAAGTCGAATTTAAGTGGGAGATTTTCCTTTTCCTTGCAAGACTCCGTCGTAGACTCGTATGTATTTAAATCTCAGCGTGAAAATCTACAAAAAATCGGATTTCAAACAAAGTCCATCTCGACTTTTTCATCGTATTCAGATTTTTCTCCGACCTGATTTATTCGCTTTTCATCGACGGGTACGGAGATGGACGGATTTCTGCTTAAATACAACGCTGAAGAACTCCGAATTGCCGCTGAATTCTTGTCCAATTGGCTGCCTTTTCTGTCCCCGGGCCTCTGCAAGACGTGCTCGCTAACGCTTTCCGATCGCATCCGATCTCTCGATTCAGGTTTGCATTCTCTGTTTATGCAATCTTCCAACTTATGGGGTATATGCGCGTTTTAGTTTTAATTTTCTCTTCCTGTTTACTGAATTACAGcgtcaattttgtctttaatCGTGCGAGTTGAAGTTTTTTTTGGGTCGCAACTAATGGAATTGGAAGATGTTTGATGCGACCCAAGATGTTTGATGCGACCCTTTTGGGGAATCAAAGTTtcttacatttttttttgtgggtggtttttttttttttttttttttttttttttttttttttttttttttttttttttttttttttttttttttttttttttttttttttttttttttttttttttttttttttttttttttttttttttttttttttttttttttttttttttttttttttttttttttttttttttttttttttttttttttttttttttttttttttttttttttttttttttttttttttttttttttttttttttttttttttttttttttttttttttttttttttttttttttttttttttttttttttttttttttttttttttttttttttttttttttttttttttttttttttttttttttttttttttttttttttttttttttttttttttttttttttttttttttttttttttttttttttttttttttttttttttttttttttttttttttttttttttttttttttttttttttttttttttttttttttttttttttttttttttttttttttttttttttttttttttttttttttttttttttttttttttttttttttttttttttttttttttttttttttttttttttttttttttttttttttttttttttttttttttttttttttttttttttttttttttttttttttttttttttttttttttttttttttttttttttttttttttttttttttttttttttttttttttttttttttttttttttttttttttttttttttttttttttttttttttttttttttttttttttttttttttttttttttttttNTATCCGATGATCCTGTCATTGCTTAATTCCCCTTCACAGTTTGATTTGTTCATTTATAATGTGCTTTCATTAATTAGTTTTGTTCATTGTTCTGTTTATCCACTTGtattcatttactatttttgaATTATCGGATCAAATGCGTGCAATGAATGCATTATCTGATCATTTTGAACTCTTGCGAACAGGAGCTAATGTCACTGTTTCAATTCCTGTTATTGTGGATAATCATCAGTGCATGGAATATCAGGATAATTGTAGTACTCATTCCACTGGAAGTAGGAAAGATAGCATGGATGATAATGATTGCGCAGAAACATTTTCATTGGGCAGTTGGAAAGATGAGGCAGATGGGTTGTCAGAACATGCAGTGGAAGAGTCATCGACTAATGACTTTATCCAGTCAGCACCTCTTACGAGCACTCCAGTGAAGAAGTCTTGGGCTGATGTGGCTCAAAGCCCTGGGATGAAAAAGTCTTGGGATGATGTGGCTCGAAGCTCCCAGGTGAAGAAGTCTTGGGCTGATGTGGCTCAAAGCCCTGGAATGAAAAAGTCTTGGGATGATGTGGCTCGAAGCTCCCAGGTGAAGAAGTCTTGGGCTGATATGGCTCAGGAAGATGAGCTTGAGGAAGACGGAGAGGATAAACAGATTAATAAGTTTGTCATTGCCAATGAATTTAGAGGGGATGGAACATCACCGAAGGACCCAAAACCAAAGGTGGAATTGTCAAGGGATCAGAGAGAGTGCATTCGTTTCGGCAGTGTGAAGAGGAAGAAGGATTTCATATGTCTGGAAAGGGTCGATGGGAGATTAGTTAATATACTAGATGGGCTGGAGTTACATACTGGTGTCTTCAGTACTGCAGAACAGACACGGATTGTTAGGTACGTTGAACAGCTTCAGGAGATGGGAAGGAATGATCAGCTGAAAGGTGAGTTTTTGACATATAGTTCATCAACATTTTAGAAGTTTGGTGATGTAAAATAGTATATGTTTCGTATCCTTCATCCTTGTGGTTTTTTTTATTGGCTGGTGGTTTTTATGGCTGGTTTGGTTTAAAGACTTCAGTTTGTCTGGATAAAAAAGGAATTTTTTTATCAGTCTAAATTTTATGGATCTCTTAGTCTGAATAGCTGTTTAAGCTACATAAAGTTTGAAGTTATTTTTGTCGGGTAGAGTGGCTAACTTGCTGAGTTTGACCAATTTTATGTCTTCTTTTCTGATTTTGTATGTTTGTTTGCGCCTGAGAGTAAATGGTCTTttccattttttgtttttttatggtattattgatatttgtttgtTGTCCTTTGAGAAGAGATTAGAGGTGTGGCCACAGTCAATTATGTGACCCTCGTTTTGATGCTGCATGGTCCTTCGTtattctgccgccaaagctttAGGTCTCTTGAAATCCTAGCTCTATATGATAATCAGAAATTTTAGTACATATAGTTTGTCTATTGATTTTGGCCATCAGGAAAAATCAGTCTAGTCCCGCGGACTTAATTATGTTTCTATATGCAAAGAATTGGATGAATTATCTTTGGTGAAACACGGATTGCTTGGTTTTCACAAACTTGCAATTTAGCTCGTGAGTTATGAAAATATAGGCACCTTAGTCATACTCATCAGTGTCAGGATCTAGATTAATCTCACAATCTA contains the following coding sequences:
- the LOC140986210 gene encoding RNA demethylase ALKBH9B-like; the encoded protein is MDGFLLKYNAEELRIAAEFLSNWLPFLSPGLCKTCSLTLSDRIRSLDSGANVTVSIPVIVDNHQCMEYQDNCSTHSTGSRKDSMDDNDCAETFSLGSWKDEADGLSEHAVEESSTNDFIQSAPLTSTPVKKSWADVAQSPGMKKSWDDVARSSQVKKSWADVAQSPGMKKSWDDVARSSQVKKSWADMAQEDELEEDGEDKQINKFVIANEFRGDGTSPKDPKPKVELSRDQRECIRFGSVKRKKDFICLERVDGRLVNILDGLELHTGVFSTAEQTRIVRYVEQLQEMGRNDQLKDRTYSEPRKWMRGKGRVTLQFGCCYNYATDKVGNPPGILRNEIVDPLPQLFKVMIKRLVRWHVLPPSCVPDSCIVNIYQEGDCIPPHIDNHDFVRPFCTVSFLSECEIIFGSNLKIVGPGEFAGSFSIPLPVGSVLVLNGNGADVAKHCVPAVPTKRISITFRKMDISKRPAGYVPETDLQGLQPLPDEVDKSRKYSSRSRSSLSKSSGGREQIDRGKGSNSVHPEARHSGQIQHGPVSRRRF